The window CAAATAGCTCATGCAATGCCACGTTTGATTCCACAACACCTTTTCATGCTAGTTTACATTTCTAACATTGTACAGACGAAGAAAATTGAAAAGCAGACACATTCGTTCTCTAGAATCCAGTTTACACGTCGTGCCAGTCAAAACGACGTGTTGCATTGATAAACGTGTCAGAAAAACGATTGATGACCTCATGCATACACGTTCTGACAAAACCTTTTCTGTGCTCTTTTTTGTGACAGAGTATCAACGGTAAAAGAATTAAGAACTTTAAGCAGAGTGTCTCTAGATTAGTATTAAAGTCTAGTACGGTTAGTGTAGATTTCGGGTCGATGGTGTTTCTGTGGTGGTGTTGACTGCCTACAATAACTGCAAACAGTACAATGGTTTCAGCagagttttattcaaaataacaaacacaaaacaattaattacaaatattcaggacacgaactcaaacaGAAGCGTAGGCCTATGCTGCGTGACCCAAgcaataaacaagaagggcaaagcccatacgactcacatgcttgactttgacctttacatgaccttgaccttcagggtcaaggtcaaataactaaacctagcaatgacatcatacactaagaactgctttacacatttttcctaccaaaatacatgtgaccttgacccaaggtcaaggtcatccaaggtcatgcaacacaaagctgttaattcaagacataggaagtacaatggtgcttattggctctttctaccatgagatatggtcacttttagtggttcactaccttattttggtcacatttcataagggtcaaagtgaccttgaccttgatcatatgtgaccaaatgtgtctcatgatgaaagcataacatgtgccccacaaaatttttaagtttgaaacagttatcttccatagttcagggtcaaggtcacttcaaaatatgtatacaatccaactttgaagagctcctgtgaccttgaccttgaagcaaggtaaaccaaactggtatcaaaagatggggcttactttgccctatatatcatatatagttgaggtattgaatctcaaaaactacagagaaaatggggaaaatgtgaaaaatagctgttttttagacaacatttatggcccctgcgaccttgaccttgaagcaaggtcaagatgctatgtatgttttttggggccttgtcatcatacaccatcttgccaaatttggtactgatagactgaatagtgtctaagaaatatccaacgttaaagttttccggaccgacgtccggacggacggacggacggacgggggggacggacggacggacgactcgggtgagtacatagactcacttttgcttcgcatgtgagtcaaaaagcacaCAGTCATATAGTCATGGTGATGGACATGACATCATGAATAATCCCGGAAAGACATAGGAGGAATCCAGATAAGGTaaaggaaaaacaaacacaatgttcCTCACGTTCAAActaccacgttgtttttctctcaaGATACTCAATTTGAATGAGTGGGTCATGTGTTTGTAACGGTTCGATATTTCGTTTAGTCTACAGTGTTCATACTTGTGTGTTATCACCACACACTCCCTTACTGTGAAAGTGATCCCTcccgtccacacacacacacacattaactaTATGCGCGTGAATGAAGAGAATTAACAATGCCAGGACAAAGCATTAGAGACAGTTATCTTTGTCCATGTTTCTATACTTGGCTTTAACTGTGTGAATTGCAATCCATTGCATGGAGCGGGCACCTGTCAAGCGTGTCGCGTCTCGTCACCTGTAGATGGCTTACAACAAACACTGAGCCGTGTCAGCTAAACGACATTCTCCTTGTTCGATTCGCTTACACGGCTTATTGAACGTGTTTATTGTGAGACGTCTCCAggagacacaacacacacgaaAGGACGGTGCCACGCTCCATGCAATGGATTGCAATCCAAACTAATGTAGTATTAAGTATAGAAACATGAACACATAGAACTGTCTCTAATGCTTTCCTGGCATTGTTCATTCTCTTCATTCACGCGAATATAGtttgtaagtgtatgtgtgtgtgtgtgtgtgtgtgtgtgtgtgtgtgtgtgtgtgtgtgtgtgtgtgtgtgtgtgtgtgggagggggggtgtgagggcgtgacagtttAAGGTGCACAGCAGTCATTCAGCGGTGTAATCTTATAGCGACAGGTCCTGTTCCCACAATCATTGCTACAACCGTCTTCACTTCAGTCGCCAACTGTGTCATCGCTGTCTGCCTTCATTTCAGTCGTCACCTGTGTCATCGCTGTCTGCCTTCATTTCAGTCGTCACCTGTGTCATTTGCTGTCTGCCTTCACCTCAACCCCTCACTGACCTCCTGCTGCTGTCCATAGCGGTGAGTTGTTGGTGTTATTCCTCGTCTTGTCCTGGTTTCGgtgcacgcagacacacacatactggtgTGAGCCACGTTATCCGGTCAGTGAGTTTGCACAATCATTAAGATGCCGGGAAAAATGAGCAGAGTTTACAGGCCGATTCTGTCCAGATTTGAGATGAAACTTTATTTTGTAATTTTAAATGCAGTTGGAAAGAAATCATTCGCCTATTTTGAAACTTTAGCTAagctgacattttacatgaataGAGATGCCATGTAGTGTATGTTGACATTTAGCCTACTATCATAAAGTGGTCAAAAGGCAGCTTAACGGTGctcctacaaacacacacacacacacacacacacacacacacacacacacacacacacacacacacacacacacacacacacactttcgtatattataaacataaatcatCCAAATTAAATATACCGGCCTCTTTCGGTCACATCGCTGCTCTTGCTGCTGCTCTCTCCAAACTACGGCGTCCATTTTCAGTGTCAACTGAACTTATGGCGCGCCGAACTTGTGTGACCTTGTGTGAGGAATTTTACCGCGTAAGCGCGGTCACGTGTTACGCAAGAGGTGTGTAAAAAACATGCATCCGTGAcattttacctccattttccTGCCTGACGTAAAACGAAACGAAACTTAATTTAGGGGTATTTATTGACCGTTTTATACGGCTTTTGACAATATTTTCCTATGCTGCCGGCAGGATATACCGACCCGGCATCCTTATGAGGGTGTGTAAACTTGCAAAAGGCAGCTTAACGgggctcacacaaacacacacacacacacacacacacacacacacacacacacacacacacacacacacacacacaaacaaacaaacgcacacacaaacacgcatacacacacacgcacacgctcataaacacacacacacacacacacacgtagatacacacgcacccacacacgcacaaacacacacacacacacacacacacacacacacacacacacacacacacacacacacacacaccaagagaGACAAACCTCACCCTCGCCCTCGTCGAAACAGTCAGTCATTTCTTGACTGAATGAAACAAATATACAGATTatggtatgtttggattaaaaacaagctcagaaatttGAAAATGATAAACGCAAACGTGCTTTCCGGTTTAGCGCAAGCTACTGCGCTATGCTGGCTTATCACTTCAAGCGATCTGCGCGCAGGTAGGCCTACGCTTTTAACGGGAATGTGTCAGCGCTTTCCCTGTCGCGGGTTATGCATCGGAAAAgatattgtcttggtgaaaaacacGCAGAGCGTTCAGTTTGATTATGTGAGTTTGAAAGATTGACGGAAAGTATACATTCTACTTTGCATGACCTCTAGCATAAATACTACTCACATGAGTATAATCTTTAAACCTTTCCCTGCTCCTAATTATGCTCTGTCATCACACACACCACTTGCTCTATTATCATCAAAGACAGATAACAGTAAGAGTAACAAGTTATCTACCCTTCCCACCAGATGGAGCAACAAGAACACGTGTATCACCAGCTGCGGGACAGAGCTTCAAGAAGAGAAAGCCCGTCACCAGGACACAGCCCAACAGCTGCAGGACAGCAAAATGGCGAGCTGCGTTccagaaaaagaaaatgtttgTCACCAAGACGCGACCAAACAGCCGAAGAACCGAGGTGCAAGAAGAGGAGGTACGTCACCAGGACACATCCAAACAGCTATAAGAAGTTAAGGCTAGTCACCAGATCACAGCCAAACAGCTGCAAGAAGAGAAGGCCCGTCACCAAAACACAGCCAAACAGCCAAAAAACAGAGTTTCAAAAAGAGAAGGCCAGTCACCAGGACACAGCCAAACAGCTGCAAGAAGAGAAAGCACGTCACAAGGACACAGCCAAACAGCTGCAAGAAGAGAAAGCACGTCACAAGGACACAGCCAAACAGCTGCAAAAAGAGAAGGCAAGTCACAAAGACACAGCCAAACAGCTGCAAAAAGAGAAGGCAAGTCACAAAGACACAGCCAAACAGCTGCAAAAAGAGAAGGCGCGTTACCAGAACACAGCCAAACAGCTGCAAAAAGAGAAGGCCAGTCACCAGGACACAGCCAGACAGCTGCAGGACAGCAAGAAAGCCTGCAACGCTCTGGAAAAAGACGTGGCATCCTACCAGCTACAGCTCAGGGAGTTACGAAACAAGGTGAGAAGGACTTGATATTTGTTCTAGAAAAAGACGTGGCATCCTATCAGCGACAGCTCAGGGAGTTACGAAACAAGGTGAGAAAGACTTGATATTTGTTCTAGAAAAAGACGTGGCATCCTATCAGCTACAGCTCAGGGAGTTACGAAACAAGGTGAGAAAGACTTGATAATTTTGTTCTAGAAAAAGACGTGGCATCCTATCAGCTACAGCTCAGGGAGTTACGAAACAAGGTGAGAAAGACTTGATAATTTTGTTCTAGAAAAAGACGTGGCATCCTATCAGCTACAGCTCAGGGAGTTACGAAACAAGGTGAGAAAGACTTGATAATTTTGTTCTAGAAAAAGACGTGGCATCCTATCAGCGACAGCTCAGGGAGTTACGAAACAAGGTGAGAAAGACTTGATATTTGTTCTAGAAAAAGACGTGGCATCCTACCAGCTACAGCTCAGGGAGTTACGAAACAAGGTGAGAAGGACTTGATATTTGTTCCAGAAAAAAGACGTGGCATCCTACCAGCGACTGCTGAAGGC of the Littorina saxatilis isolate snail1 linkage group LG14, US_GU_Lsax_2.0, whole genome shotgun sequence genome contains:
- the LOC138947487 gene encoding uncharacterized protein isoform X1 is translated as MEQQEHVYHQLRDRASRRESPSPGHSPTAAGQQNGELRSRKRKCLSPRRDQTAEEPRCKKRRYVTRTHPNSYKKLRLVTRSQPNSCKKRRPVTKTQPNSQKTEFQKEKASHQDTAKQLQEEKARHKDTAKQLQEEKARHKDTAKQLQKEKASHKDTAKQLQKEKASHKDTAKQLQKEKARYQNTAKQLQKEKASHQDTARQLQDSKKACNALEKDVASYQLQLRELRNKAFRFHDNHGEEVVLTNDQQTAEYRRDLAGDGIVMSRDPMNVNTLYEVRVTKTNQRRDWSLWVGVVTSSPDSLAVPVWVRGWKSAVYVARDCFLDHGEETLTNIGKDLVDLPEGSRVGVRVDRSRRLHLHINGVDRGVVPCQSLPDPCWAMWQLWGPYREITSLPVTDVS
- the LOC138947487 gene encoding uncharacterized protein isoform X2; this translates as MEQQEHVYHQLRDRASRRESPSPGHSPTAAGQQNGELRSRKRKCLSPRRDQTAEEPRCKKRRYVTRTHPNSYKKLRLVTRSQPNSCKKRRPVTKTQPNSQKTEFQKEKASHQDTAKQLQEEKARHKDTAKQLQEEKARHKDTAKQLQKEKASHKDTAKQLQKEKASHKDTAKQLQKEKARYQNTAKQLQKEKASHQDTARQLQDSKKACNALEKDVASYQLQLRELRNKAFRFHDNHGEEVVLTNDQQTAEYRRDLAGDGIVMSRDPMNVNTLYETLTNIGKDLVDLPEGSRVGVRVDRSRRLHLHINGVDRGVVPCQSLPDPCWAMWQLWGPYREITSLPVTDVS